From the genome of Primulina eburnea isolate SZY01 chromosome 12, ASM2296580v1, whole genome shotgun sequence, one region includes:
- the LOC140807581 gene encoding AT-hook motif nuclear-localized protein 15-like, with amino-acid sequence MAHRWWAGNVGMNQAQSLHLVNTAEENAALNAANASNSSGSNPNQNPDDGDNQDNEEDLNPAGDLDISEPSSSSGRRPRGRPPGSKNKPKPPIVITKESANSLRSHVLEVSSGSDISESIATFAQRRHCGVSVLSGSGIVTNVTLRQPAAPSGVISLHGRFEILSLSGAFLPAPSPPGATGLTVYLAGGQGQVVGGTVVGVLTASGPVMVIAATFSNATYERLPLEDEITNEGMEIQTSGANTGSIRAPVADPPTSAASVPLYNLPPNLLPNGQMPPPDVFWAPPPRPPPY; translated from the coding sequence atggctcatagATGGTGGGCAGGAAATGTGGGAATGAATCAAGCTCAATCGCTTCACTTAGTTAACACTGCAGAAGAAAATGCTGCTTTGAACGCTGCAAATGCATCAAATAGTAGTGGAAGCAACCCTAACCAAAACCCTGATGATGGAGATAATCAAGACAATGAGGAAGATCTTAACCCAGCTGGTGATCTTGATATCTCTGAACCGTCATCGAGCTCAGGCCGTCGACCAAGAGGACGACCTCCTGGTTCGAAGAATAAGCCCAAACCTCCTATTGTTATAACTAAGGAGAGTGCAAATAGCCTCCGAAGCCATGTCTTGGAAGTTAGCAGTGGCAGTGATATCTCCGAGAGCATTGCGACCTTTGCACAGCGGCGCCATTGTGGTGTTTCGGTTTTGAGTGGTAGTGGGATTGTTACGAATGTGACATTGCGCCAGCCAGCTGCTCCAAGTGGAGTGATTTCTCTTCATGGAAGGTTTGAGATATTATCTTTATCGGGGGCATTCTTACCAGCACCTTCGCCACCAGGTGCTACGGGGTTGACTGTCTACTTGGCTGGTGGCCAGGGGCAGGTGGTTGGCGGCACCGTGGTCGGTGTATTGACGGCGTCAGGACCGGTGATGGTAATAGCAGCTACATTTTCAAATGCGACATATGAGAGGTTGCCTCTGGAAGATGAGATTACTAATGAAGGAATGGAAATACAGACTTCGGGAGCGAATACCGGATCAATTCGTGCACCGGTGGCCGATCCCCCGACATCGGCTGCGTCGGTTCCTTTATATAATTTACCTCCTAATTTACTACCCAATGGACAAATGCCGCCGCCCGATGTCTTTTGGGCTCCTCCGCCACGCCCTCCCCCTTATTGA
- the LOC140807659 gene encoding protein ELC-like has protein sequence MEQYTQQFLNSVLSQRGPSALPYAEDMKWHIRQHLLFLTEAYPSLQPKTAVFNHNDGRTVNLLQADGTVPMSFQGVTYNIPVIIWMMETYPRHAPLVFVNPTRDMIIKRPHSFVSPNGVVSIPYIHSWVFPGSNLVELVRNLSHFFARDPPLYSQRKASSPNLNPNLNSGYGSVNSSLGSSDPRPAIPPKVYSPTPPPPYGVGRVMEDPADVFKKNAINKLVEGFTTDIREMRKGREVEMEGLFSAQNVLRKREEELRKGLMEMRDEREGLEQQLQLVLMNTDVMNQWLRDNEGKLGCQDFSSVDVDEAFEFSDTLSKQMMDCTASDLAVEDTIYALDKAVQEGAVPFDQYLRNVRLLSREQFFHRATASKVRAVQMQAQVASMAARAPSQYAL, from the coding sequence ATGGAGCAATACACGCAGCAATTCCTCAATAGCGTGCTGTCGCAGCGCGGCCCGTCGGCGCTGCCGTACGCGGAGGACATGAAGTGGCACATCCGGCAGCACTTGTTGTTCCTCACGGAGGCGTACCCTTCGCTGCAGCCCAAGACCGCCGTCTTCAACCACAACGACGGCCGCACAGTCAATCTTCTGCAAGCCGACGGCACCGTGCCGATGTCCTTCCAGGGTGTCACGTACAATATCCCGGTTATCATCTGGATGATGGAGACGTACCCCCGTCACGCGCCTCTCGTATTCGTGAACCCAACCCGCGACATGATCATCAAGCGTCCCCACTCCTTCGTGTCGCCCAACGGAGTCGTTTCTATACCGTACATCCATTCATGGGTCTTCCCCGGATCTAATTTGGTTGAGTTGGTGAGGAATTTGAGCCATTTTTTTGCTCGGGATCCGCCGCTTTACTCGCAGCGTAAGGCCTCATCTCCCAATTTGAACCCTAATTTGAATTCCGGTTATGGTAGTGTAAATTCGTCATTAGGATCGTCGGATCCGCGGCCGGCGATCCCACCAAAGGTTTATTCCCCCACTCCGCCGCCGCCATATGGAGTCGGGAGAGTAATGGAGGATCCTGCCGATGTTTTTAAGAAGAACGCCATAAACAAACTGGTGGAAGGCTTTACTACTGACATTAGAGAGATGAGGAAGGGGAGGGAAGTTGAAATGGAAGGTCTTTTTAGCGCGCAAAATGTGTTACGGAAGCGGGAAGAAGAACTGAGGAAAGGGTTGATGGAAATGCGGGATGAAAGAGAGGGATTGGAGCAGCAATTACAGTTGGTGTTGATGAATACCGATGTTATGAACCAATGGTTACGAGATAATGAAGGAAAATTGGGCTGCCAAGATTTCAGTAGTGTGGATGTAGACGAAGCATTTGAGTTTTCTGATACTCTGTCGAAGCAGATGATGGATTGTACAGCATCGGATTTGGCTGTGGAAGATACCATTTATGCATTGGATAAGGCGGTGCAAGAAGGGGCTGTGCCATTTGATCAATACTTGAGAAATGTGAGGCTTTTATCGCGAGAGCAGTTTTTCCATCGAGCCACGGCTTCGAAAGTCAGGGCAGTTCAGATGCAGGCTCAGGTTGCTAGTATGGCTGCGAGGGCACCGTCCCAATATGCGCTGTGA
- the LOC140808362 gene encoding glycerol-3-phosphate acyltransferase 5-like gives MESVVSELEGTLLKDLDTFSYFMLIAFEASGLIRFALLLASWPLIRLLELCGRGDYGLKITIFIATAGVPISEIEAVARAVLPKFYLDDIDMEAWRVFSSYKKRVVVTKMPRIVVERFVKGNLGADGVVGNELYVNRFGFATGLVGDDFCSFGTRIAELFGGEKPSLGLGRPGSACGSSFLPFCHEECHPPFSNNKKQVPLTAVPVPVVFHDGRLALRPTQSAALLILLWIPLGFLLAIIRIILGIITPMWAIRHVSPLFGSRVVVKGNPPPPASVSTSGVLFVCTHRTLMDPVVLSAVLRRRIPAVTYSLSRLSEILSPIPTVRLTRIRDVDAQKIKRELEKGDLVVCPEGTTCREPFLLRFSALFAELTDRIVPVAMNYKVGFFHATTARGWKGMDPIFFFMNPRPVYEVTFLNQLPAEATCSSGKSPHDVANYVQRILAATLGFECTNFTRKDKYRVLAGNDGIVSQNSYGNPAMQLVNTLKELVGSFIIH, from the exons ATGGAGTCTGTTGTTTCGGAGCTTGAAGGCACCCTTTTGAAGGATCTTGACACCTTCTCATACTTCATGCTGATAGCATTCGAAGCATCCGGTTTGATCCGGTTCGCGTTGCTGCTAGCATCGTGGCCGCTGATTCGTCTTCTCGAGCTTTGTGGGAGAGGGGACTATGGGCTTAAGATAACAATTTTTATAGCCACAGCTGGGGTTCCAATATCTGAGATTGAAGCAGTTGCAAGAGCTGTTTTGCCGAAGTTCTACTTAGACGATATCGATATGGAAGCTTGGAGAGTCTTCAGTTCGTACAAGAAACGAGTAGTGGTGACGAAAATGCCTAGGATTGTGGTCGAGAGGTTCGTGAAGGGGAATTTGGGAGCGGATGGCGTCGTTGGGAACGAGCTCTACGTAAATCGATTCGGCTTTGCTACCGGTCTTGTTGGCGATGATTTTTGTTCATTCGGGACGAGAATCGCTGAGTTATTCGGGGGTGAAAAACCAAGCTTAGGTCTGGGAAGGCCTGGTTCTGCATGTGGCTCATCATTCCTACCATTTTGCCAT GAAGAGTGTCATCCACCATTCTCCAACAACAAGAAACAAGTGCCCCTCACAGCTGTCCCCGTACCGGTAGTGTTTCACGATGGCCGCCTTGCCTTACGACCAACCCAGTCGGCCGCCCTCCTGATCCTTCTATGGATCCCTCTTGGTTTCCTTCTTGCCATCATCCGGATAATCCTAGGCATAATAACTCCCATGTGGGCTATACGCCATGTTTCGCCGCTTTTCGGAAGCAGGGTTGTGGTAAAAGGAAACCCTCCTCCCCCAGCCTCCGTCTCCACATCCGGTGTCCTCTTCGTTTGCACGCACAGAACCCTGATGGATCCCGTGGTCCTCTCAGCTGTCCTCCGCCGCAGAATCCCAGCTGTCACTTACTCCCTTTCTCGCCTATCCGAAATCTTGTCTCCCATCCCGACCGTCCGTCTGACGAGAATCAGGGACGTTGATGCGCAGAAAATCAAACGGGAGCTCGAAAAAGGAGACCTAGTTGTCTGTCCAGAAGGAACTACTTGTAGGGAACCTTTCCTTTTGAGATTCAGCGCTCTTTTCGCTGAGCTAACGGATCGAATCGTTCCTGTCGCCATGAATTATAAAGTAGGGTTCTTTCATGCAACCACAGCTAGGGGTTGGAAAGGTATGGATCCAATATTTTTCTTCATGAACCCAAGGCCGGTTTACGAGGTCACGTTCTTGAATCAGCTGCCAGCAGAAGCTACTTGTTCTTCGGGTAAAAGCCCACATGATGTTGCTAACTATGTTCAGCGAATCTTGGCTGCGACTTTAGGGTTTGAGTGCACAAATTTTACTAGAAAAGACAAGTACAGGGTGCTCGCAGGGAATGATGGAATTGTATCCCAGAATTCATATGGGAATCCTGCCATGCAATTGGTTAACACTTTGAAGGAATTGGTGGGAAGTTTCATTATTCACTAA
- the LOC140807215 gene encoding probable E3 ubiquitin-protein ligase RHC2A, with the protein MSMSSTYWCYRCNRFVRVSDQDSVSCPDCSGGFVEEVDNPTRSSLSDSRRRRFPAAAMYMMRTPDSGSGSGSGSSPRLRRSRRNGGDRSPFNPVIVLRGPNSSRAGEEAAAGGGRGFELYYDDGAGSGLRPLPATMSEFLLGSGFDRLLDQLAQIEANGLARIDSNPPASKAAIESMPTVEIVDQHIAVESYCAVCKEAFELGSEAREMPCNHLYHQDCILPWLTLKNSCPVCRHELPTENENNNVNPDASEVNRAASEVGNDDETVGLTIWRLPGGGFAVGRFSGGRRGGERELPVVYTEMDGGFNSNGVPRRISWGSRGNVSRERSGLRRFVNSLFACFGRRGSANSNSSLDSMTSRRSGMLPSVLSSSSSRHRGWGLEVDDGNDRRW; encoded by the coding sequence ATGTCGATGTCTTCAACCTATTGGTGCTACAGATGCAACCGATTTGTTAGGGTTTCTGACCAAGATTCTGTCTCTTGCCCGGATTGCAGCGGCGGTTTCGTGGAGGAGGTGGATAACCCAACTCGATCTTCGCTCTCCGACTCGCGGCGACGACGTTTCCCGGCGGCCGCCATGTATATGATGCGGACGCCAGATTCGGGATCTGGTTCAGGGTCGGGCTCGAGCCCGAGGCTGAGGAGGAGCCGTAGGAACGGGGGTGACAGGTCGCCGTTCAACCCGGTTATTGTTCTTCGTGGTCCCAATAGTAGCCGGGCGGGGGAGGAGGCTGCTGCGGGTGGTGGTAGGGGGTTCGAATTGTACTATGATGATGGAGCCGGGTCGGGTTTGAGACCATTACCGGCGACCATGTCTGAATTCTTGCTCGGGTCTGGTTTTGACAGGttgcttgatcagttggctcAAATTGAGGCGAACGGGCTTGCTAGAATTGATAGTAATCCTCCTGCTTCGAAGGCGGCGATCGAATCTATGCCCACTGTGGAGATAGTTGACCAGCATATAGCGGTTGAATCTTATTGCGCGGTTTGTAAAGAAGCTTTCGAGTTGGGAAGTGAGGCTCGCGAAATGCCCTGCAACCACTTGTACCATCAAGATTGCATCTTGCCATGGCTTACTTTGAAAAATTCTTGTCCCGTTTGTAGACATGAGTTGCCCACTGAAAACGAGAATAATAACGTTAACCCGGATGCAAGTGAAGTGAATAGAGCTGCGAGTGAGGTGGGGAATGATGATGAGACGGTAGGACTGACGATATGGAGATTACCAGGTGGAGGGTTTGCCGTGGGGAGGTTTTCCGGTGGGAGAAGAGGTGGCGAAAGGGAGTTACCGGTGGTTTACACTGAAATGGATGGTGGTTTCAATAGCAATGGTGTTCCAAGGAGGATTTCGTGGGGTTCTAGAGGGAATGTGTCCAGGGAGAGGAGTGGGTTGAGGAGGTTCGTCAATAGTTTGTTTGCTTGTTTTGGTCGAAGGGGATCGGCCAACTCTAATTCTAGTTTGGATTCTATGACGAGtcgaaggagtggcatgttgccTTCTGTTTTGAGCTCCTCATCCAGTCGGCATAGAGGATGGGGTTTGGAAGTTGATGATGGGAATGACAGGAGATGGTGA
- the LOC140807820 gene encoding aspartic proteinase PCS1: MPHSSNTKLMEFRCFLFAEFLMFCTFFMQLGSCKPANPPSSLILPLKAQQISTQIIPKPPNKLSFRHNVSLTVSLAVGSPPQQVTMVLDTGSELSWLHCKKTTSTPMSFSPQISTSYRPVPCSSPTCTSRTRDFTIPVSCDANKLCHVVLSYADMSSVEGSLASETFSIGGPSSAPQMAFGCMDSSSTTTPDEDSKTTGLIGLNRGALSFVSQMGYPQFSYCISGSGSSGVLLFGVANFQWLRPLNYTPMVQMSVPLPYFDRVAYTVQLEGIRVSNTILPLPKSVYEPDHTGAGQTMVDSGTQFTFLLGSAYTALKNEFLSQTRGVLRPYEDPNFVFQGAMDLCYRVELNRAGLPPLPSVNLMFRGVEMSVSGEKLLYRVPGMTRGSDGIFCFTFGNSDLLGVEAYVIGHHHQQDMWMEFDLANSRVGWAEFRCDLASQRLGLSQ; the protein is encoded by the coding sequence ATGCCACACAGCTCAAACACAAAGCTAATGGAGTTTCGCTGCTTTCTTTTTGCTGAATTTCTCATGTTCTGTACATTTTTCATGCAGTTGGGTTCCTGCAAACCTGCGAACCCTCCTTCTTCACTGATTCTGCCACTAAAAGCACAGCAAATTTCGACTCAAATCATCCCAAAACCACCCAACAAGCTCTCTTTCCGCCACAACGTGTCTCTCACCGTCTCCCTCGCAGTAGGCTCGCCTCCTCAGCAAGTCACCATGGTGCTCGACACAGGGAGCGAGCTTTCATGGCTCCACTGCAAGAAAACAACCTCCACACCAATGTCTTTCAGCCCACAAATCTCCACCTCCTACCGCCCGGTCCCATGTTCCTCACCCACCTGCACTTCCAGGACCCGGGACTTCACCATACCCGTTTCTTGCGATGCAAATAAGCTCTGTCACGTGGTTCTCTCGTACGCGGATATGTCATCTGTCGAAGGTAGTTTAGCGTCCGAAACTTTCAGTATCGGCGGGCCGAGTAGTGCTCCACAAATGGCGTTCGGGTGCATGGATTCCAGCTCCACAACCACCCCTGATGAAGACTCGAAAACCACCGGGTTAATCGGGTTGAACAGAGGCGCTTTATCATTCGTTTCGCAGATGGGTTACCCTCAATTCTCGTATTGCATATCGGGCAGTGGCTCGTCGGGCGTTCTGCTCTTCGGCGTGGCGAATTTCCAGTGGCTGCGGCCGTTGAATTACACTCCTATGGTTCAGATGTCGGTTCCTCTGCCGTATTTCGACAGAGTCGCGTACACAGTCCAGCTCGAAGGCATACGGGTCTCGAACACGATCCTTCCACTGCCCAAGTCGGTATACGAGCCCGATCACACCGGCGCAGGCCAAACCATGGTGGATTCGGGCACGCAGTTCACCTTCTTGCTCGGTTCGGCTTACACGGCGCTGAAAAACGAGTTCTTGAGTCAGACAAGGGGGGTTCTGCGGCCGTACGAGGATCCCAACTTCGTGTTCCAAGGGGCGATGGATTTGTGCTACAGAGTGGAGCTGAACAGGGCGGGTTTGCCGCCATTGCCGAGCGTGAATCTGATGTTTCGAGGCGTTGAAATGAGTGTTTCGGGTGAGAAGTTGCTGTACCGGGTTCCGGGTATGACCCGGGGGAGTGATGGGATCTTCTGCTTCACTTTTGGGAACTCAGATTTATTGGGAGTCGAGGCTTATGTGATTGGGCACCATCACCAGCAGGATATGTGGATGGAGTTTGATCTGGCGAATTCAAGGGTCGGATGGGCCGAGTTTAGATGCGATTTAGCAAGCCAACGGCTGGGATTGTCGCAGTAA